The DNA segment cagtatactgtggcattagtctgatcagacgattattacttcacctggtggtcacttaccggtcagttcagttcagtgcagttcatggggccacttgcgtagaacataatctcagcaaaattatgacaggttattttattacagagctctattgagcaaacagttcacttatgatttccagttcagttatgcacgtatttataattatccatgataagatatttacagttcagttatgcaagtactataattcctcatgacatgatattttcacttcgcatgcaattttattattatctatttacttgttatttacgatatatgcatgctgagtctttagactcactagacttgattgttgtgggtactgatgatgtcgagatcgagggcggggaccagtgagccagctcgagttgGCAGTAGTGGGactcgaggacctcatttatcagtttatttactatttttgcgaaaactcattttattacaatgaattattttaagcagtcgttttgaaacattatttacttcccctgctattttgaatattaaactttatttatctgtatttatcagtttatcttatgaatgagacattttaattatttaaaaagaaaaatttaaacattttaattattttaaaagaaaaattttaaaattttccgcaaattttcaaacacgaatccaGAGGCCATTACAGcttcacataagtttttgtcaaaagAAATATTCAAATcggatatatttatatgtttgaattttgatggtgagaaatatttgaaaattatttggtTGGATATAACAATTTCTCCATTgaaaaaagaatgaaatatgattattaaattatagagtaagtatcttgtgagacggtctcacgaatatttatctgtgagacgggtcaaccctaccgatattcacaataaaaagtaatactcttagcacaaaaagtaatactttttcattgattacccaaataagagattcgtctcataaaatacgacccgtgagaccgtctcacacaagtttttacctaaattatatatgatttaaatatttgaatgcATTGTTATCATTGTCTATATCATTTTAACGTGGTTGATTGtacaaatattcaaaaatttcaacaacGTATTTccatattgaaaaataaagaataggcaaaatttaattaattgtttagtTTGGGTACAATAGAAACCTTGAATTCATATCTAATTTCTCACATGCTGTGGTGTATTACGCACCAGCTAGGGCCAACTggaaaatataacaaatttaAACTTATTACGTGATTTTATCCATTTACCTTGTCTTCTAGCGGTTAGGTTATCAGGCTTTCACTCAGGAGACCCGAGGTCGATTCCCAGAATCGGAATCTGTTTTTTTGGCACCCATCAATCTCAGCCGTTGCTTTTACAAAGCAGCCGGCCAAAAAGATCCAAATTATTAGATCCGATTCGAGCATAATATATGCCCCGAATAGTGCCTCTCAAATTtttattctcatttttttttcaagcgTGCCACGTGACATCCCAACGATAAAATTATTCATAAATCGGTCCGATTCTTCGACCCTCTCTTCACTTCCGACCCAAGCTCATCCCATTTCTACACCACCTTTCAGGTATATTCTTCTTCAAAGATTTCTCATTACTTTTTCGGCAAATTAATCTTCTGTTATCTTTGGTTGATTCGATAAGTTTGTAGTTTTGTCCCAGCAATGAAGTTTTTATGCACGAATCATGCTAATTTTTTGCATTTTATTGTGAATCTGAACTCAAtgcataaacaataaaatgacCGGAAGTGAATCGATTGCAGTCGTTCAGATACGAATGATGTATTGATAATGAATTGGCGATTCGTGTCATGCGTTTAATCGTAAAGACTGTTAAAGTTGACAGAAAAAAGAATTAGGAAAGTGGTGTATGCTAGATAGACCCGAGGACTTAAAAGGAAACCAATTGGAGACACGGGCTTGTGGTTTGGTTTGGATTTATGTGTTTGTTGTTAAACAATGGTCTAATTGGATACAATGAAGTATTCGATGATTACTGATGACTGTGGCTAATGAATCTCGAATGATTTCTACACTTTGTTCTGGAATTTAATCAAACAATACATACCATGAAGGAAATACGTGGTTCTGCCCAAAAAGATGAGCACATCCATGGGAAACATTTCATTGATCAACAAGAGTTCCAGATAAACAATACAATTCTGCGCAGCAAATTCACTCAGTACTCTCTTCTTCACTCAAGAAAGAACTCTGTTGAATTTTTCTCACTTTCTGGCCTCTCTGGTTCTTTTCATTCAACTCTAAAGCTTTCATTACGTTGGTTGTGTCATTGCTTTCACCGAGGGCTGCCACTTATAGTAATATGTGTGTGTTACTGATGTAACCACTAACCCTCTCAGTCAGTCAATGACTTCCAAGGCTTATCCAATCACAACTGCCAAGTTGATTGACTTTTTATTCCTCTTATTGACTCCAACTCGGATTAGTGATAATTTTCTTTCAGTGTTCATTTACTTTAAGGTTTATTTGGCACCATATAACATAGCTTTTGGTATGTTCTTTTCAAATATGAAATGTGAAGAATTCTGTTTGCATATTTATAGATGGCTTTGTCTGCTTTAATATGCGGAACTGATCCGTGGAAGGATTTGAAGGTAAAGTCAGGTTTTCACATTTTAGCATTCTGTATAAAGTGTTTTTTGATGGTTTGTCTTGATGCTGCCTAAATTGTGTTTCCAGGCCCATGTTCACGACATTGAGAAGACTCATTTGCGGGAATTGATGAACGATGTTGAGAGATGCCAGTCCATGATGACAGTGTACGACTGTGTGGTTCCTTTCACTCAACCGACTTTGTTCAATTGATTTTTTTCCCGTGTTCTTGTTTGGAAGGTTAAACTGAAATGTCAGGCTTTGCTTACTTATCTGTGTTGATATTATATTTCTTCTAACAGTTTTGATGGGATTTTGTTGGATTACTCGAGGCAATGCGCCACTCTTGACACCCTGAAGAAGCTCTACAACTTAGCTGAGGTGTGTTAGATGTGAATCATGCTGTTTTGTGGATatattatatctatatatataatttagtcTTGTTTAGTGATACCTATTGTGGTGATGTAGGCAGCACATTTGAAAGAAAAGATCAACCGGATGTTCAATGGAGATCTTGTGAGTTGATGATTATTTCCTGTATATGTTCGTGTATTTTTGTTTCTCCAGAACTTCTCCAACTTGGTTTTTATTATGTCAGTGGGTGGCTGAAGCCTCGTTGTTCTGGAAAACCACCCAATGCTGCTTGAATAGCTATATGTCGTAATATTACGTATCTCTATTTGTATATTTGCGCCCATCAGAGACATTGGTCTAATGGTATGACCTCCATATACACTTACCAAATGGCCCACAAAAAGGAAAAGGACTTACACCCAAGCTGACTGAATTGAATCTTAATGGAACTGGGACATGGCCTCCTAATTACTAAATAGTCAATAGCATATAAAAGCGATtcccaatttttaaaatttgatttctaATCTTTTGCCAAAGAGTAATTTATACAATAATACTGGGAAAAAAGcgatttgatttaaaatttgatttctaATCTTTTCCCAATTAGAGTAATTTCTAATCGCATATAAAAGCGATTCCCAATTTTTAAAACTAGTTTGGATGATCTGACAGGGAATAATACTATTAGCtttgtttttttgttatattattgGAACAGGGaaaaaaactttattatttcAGTAGTTTTAGAATGATAAAGTATTTGATACTCTTCAATATCAAAGAGCCCTAAATAAGAAAGAGCCATAATTTGCTTGAGTAACTAAGAAAAGTAATTATACGAAGACCCCATGGCAGGTTTCTGACAGTTGTCCCTTTAATCAATCAAGAAGATCAAGAAAGCACTTAAAATTTCACCTTATGATTTGCCAGATTTAAGCTTGTTGAAAAATCTTACTAATTGATGTCTAAAGTTATGGCATATTTTGGTGCGTAATATTCCAATGCACAAAAACTTTGGACCATTGCACTAAAACAAATATAGTCAATTCATGCATTTTCCTTTGTTGGGTTCTCAGATAAACAGCACTGAGAATAGATCTGTTCTTCACGTAGCACTTCGTGCTCCCCGAGATGCAGTCATAAATAGTGATGGTAAGAACGTTGTCCCAGATGTTTGGAAAGTCCTTGATAAGATCAAGGGCTTCTCTGAGGCAATTCGCAGTGGTGCCTGGGTAAGTCTTAACCTCAAATACATCTTAATCAATGTTCATTGTCTTCATGCTTTGAAAAAGCTAATTTGCGAACTTTGGTAGGTTGGAGCGACAGGGAAAGTATTGAAAAATGTCATAGCAATTGGGATTGGAGGCAGTTTCCTCGGACCACTGTTTGTGCATACTGCACTTCAAACAGGTTTATGACAAAAAAGATGTGCTTTTCACTTATTCATacattttgttctttttttccaaaaataatttgtCTGCAGTTTTGTGTATATTTGCAACTAACAGCACGGCTGACATTTAGCATAAACTTGGCAACTTTCAGATCCTGAAGCTGCTGAATTTGCAAGAGGCCGCCAGCTGCGCTTGTAAGCATATCTATATTGCTCAGTGATTAGGCCTTGTGATATTGATTTCGTCGACTTAATTTTAGCTCCTGCTTCAGAGTTTGCAATGTCGATCCACTTCTGCTTATTTCTCTTAGTATTTTTTGCTTTTCCTGTGAAGCCTCGCAAATGTTGATCCAATTGACATCGCACGAAATATAGCAGGCTTGAACCCTGAAACAACTTTAGGTATAAATACTTTGTATTTTATATGATTGTCAATATAAAGCTCACAAACGAGTGGTTTGTGAAGGGTTTAAAGTTCCAAGCACTTCTGTTacctttttcttattttgtgaTGCATTGCAGTTGTTGTGGTCTCAAAGACTTTCACCACGGCTGAGACCATGTTGAATGCTCGAACTCTGAGAGAGTGGATCATAACTGCATTGGGGTGAGTAAAAACTTAATGCTATGTCTATTCAAGCTTTATGCCTAACAAGATAAATTGAAAATCTGTCCCAGCTGCGTGTATTTAGATGATTGCAATCATTCACGTGATAGCATTTTCTTAAGAATAAAACAGCATGCAACACAATGGAATATTAACTGTCTTGCAATTTTTTTGTGACTTTTAGGCAGCCATCACTTGTATGAGATCTTTATGAAACAGTCTTGTCTCTATGATAATTTTACATGAGATTTGAGCTTATTGTTCTTAAGATAGTCTCTGTCTATAATTTTAGCTTATATATGTACATGAACATTACACATTTAACTTTTTATCTGTATTTTCTAGGCCACAAGCAGTGGCAAAGCATATGATTGCTGTCAGTACCAACCTAACGGTGAGATTTTTTTCCCTAGCTCTCTCTCCTTTTCCAGTGATTTTTTGCAGCATTTGTACTAGACTACTAACTACATGTCCTATATAAAtgtgggtttatgattttttgttattttttattgttgtcTTGAAcccttagtttttttttataatattccTGTGAATacatttctgaaaaataaagtGTTCACACTTGTGTAAAAGTTTTCTGATTGACAATTTGTGTGGCTTATGAATTGGATATTCACCTCCTCACAGGCTACTTTTAgttcatttgaaattataaatatgaccTATTATGCAGCAAATGTATCGGAATAATACAAAACTAATTATTCCATTGTCCCAAAATTGTGACTGAAATCGAAAAAAGTTCTTATTGTGAAACTCTGTCGTGTCTCACTTATTTAACGcatcatcaatcatattttccCTCTTTTTTCAATGCAGCTTGTTGAAAAATTCGGCATTGACCCAAATAATGCTTTTGCATTCTGGGATTGGGTGGGAGGACGTTATAGTGGTACATGTGTCTGATTTTGGTGCAAAAAGTTGCTTCGAGTGTCACCTAATTGGTCGCTGAACCATTTCTTGCAGTTTGCAGCGCTGTTGGAGTGTTGCCTCTTTCTCTGCAATATGGTTTTCCAGTGGTTGAAAAGTCAGTAACATGCGTCTTTCCTTGATTTGAAGCGATCGCCATTCGTGGTTCTATGTCTTTCATACCAACTATTTAGAGCTTGCACATAAGACTTTTTGATTCAATTTAAGAAAATtggaattatttttttgaattggtGCTCCTGGATATtctattttgatatatttgtttTTCCACACATTGTATGGCATTTTAATGATATCTCTTTTTTGCTTGAAGATTTCTGAAGGGAGCTTGGAGCATTGACCAACATTTCCGTTCAGCTCCCTTCGAGAAAAACTTACCTGTATGTTCCCATTTTAAGAGAATCTTAGTCTTGATGCTTAACTTTTGCAATTGTGAGCAatctaataaaatattgtaATGCGCGATCTAGTAAACTTGATGTGCACTGAGTTGATATTTTCCCatcttttcttattgcttgggATCGCATTGCAAATCTCTTATTTCTCATTTGTTGATCACGTTTTCACtttgaaattattttcttcAAAAGTATATTGATCTTTTTGGATAAACAAATATATTCGTTTAGTTATTGACACATTATTGTTCAGGTTCTGTTAGGCTTATTGAGCGTTTGGAATGTTTCATTCCTTGGATATCCTGCAAGAGTAAGTGTATTTATTCTCTGTGATGTTTATTTGAATATCTCATTTCTAGCTGTCCTTGACTGAGGTGGTATATCCTTATCTTTAGGCAATTTTGCCTTATTCTCAAGCACTGGAAAAATTTGCACCACATATCCAGCAGGCATGTTTCATGACTGTATTTTCTGTATTCATATATTGCTTGTATGTCATTATTTTTTCTGATACTTGCTCATTGCTTTCGTTAATTTTTCTTTCAGGTTAGTATGGAGAGTAATGGGAAAGGGGTGTCAATTGATGGTGTGCCCCTTCCATATGAAGCAGGTGAAATTGATTTTGGTGAACCAGGAACAAATGGACAACATAGCTTTTACCAACTAATTCACCAGGTATACCAAGTTCTATTACTTAATCCAAGACATGACATTCTGATATTGATCGGAAGAGCACATATGGAATCATGCTTTTCCGCTAGTCACTTGTACGTTTCTAGGAATAACTGTCAAGACTTTGGATATAGATTGTAGCGTATGCATTTGCATAATGCTCGCGAATAGTGTGTGTTCAATTGTAGCGTATGCGTTTGCATAATGCTCGCGAATAGTGTGTGTTCAATTGTAGCGTATGCGTTTGCATAATGCTCGCGAATAGTGTGTGTTCAATTGTAGCGTATGCGTTTGCATAATGCTCGCGAATAGTGTGTGTTCAATTGTAGCGTATGCATTTGTATAATGCTCACGAATAGTGTGTTCAACATTTGCTAGCACACTAGAGTAATAGGCAGCTTCTCATGTACATAGGACAGTGTTAAGTTTGGTTCGACTTGAAATTGATTTTGGATTTTCTTGTATctataatttcattatttccCTGGTGGATTTTCAGGGTCGCGTTGTTCCATGTGATTTTATTGGTGTGGTTAAGAGTCAACAACCTGTTTACCTGAAAGGTATCAGCTTTTTATCTGCTCGACATCTGGCATTATCAGGAGATGATAATAATAGTTTAACATAGTATTTTGGACACTTGCTTTTGCAGGTGAAACAGTTAGTAACCATGATGAGCTCATGTCAAACTTCTTTGCCCAACCAGATGCGCTCGCATATGGAAAGGTAATAAATATTTTGCAGTGATGTGATATATTAGTTATTCCCATTTTATCTATTTGAGGCAATTGTTCACATTTCAGATATTTGAAGCTGGAAATATACCTTTGATGTTCTGAAATTGAATTGTTTGTTCTCTTTGGACATTGCCAATCTGTAGTTGCTATCTCTCATATTGAtattacttatatttttttatccatCAATGAAGCTTCTCAATACCAGCATTCTGATTATGCTTAATTTTAACTCCAGACCCCAGAACAGCTGTTAAATGAGAATGTTCCTCGCCATCTCATAACTCACAAGGTATTTTCTTGCAGCCTCCAATGTGTAGGACAACATAACATCCGCTAATGTTTGTTACCCCACCTTGATTGCAGACTTTCTCCGGGAATCGCCCTTCTCTCAGCCTTCTACTTCCTTCCCTGAATGCTTACAACATTGGACAGGTGAGTTTGTTGTTCCATAAAATGTCTGGAGCTAGGTATATATCAGTGCGTAATCTTAGTAACACTTTTTTATGCAGCTATTGGGGATTTATGAACACAGAATTGCTGTTGAAGGATTTGTGTGGGGTATCAATTCTTTTGACCAGTGGGGAGTGGAACTGGGAAAAGTATGCAGAACTTGATTGTATTTTGTTGGTTTTGTTTTGTCTTGTTTTTTTCCCCCAGTTTTTAccatttatatattgtaatctGTGGAAAACTGTTCGTTTTGTGTCTACTTCTATTAACAGTCACTGGCTACTCAAGTTAGAAAGCAGTTCCATGCATCTCGAAAGAAAGGTGAACCGATCGAAGGCTTTAATTTCAGTACTACAACTTTGCTTACGAGATATCTAGAGGTATGTAAAACATCCTCTTACCTAAGCACaccattttttttgttgagaAAATCATGTTTCATTAGCTTAAGGCATACAAGTAATTACATAAGTCCCAATATCTGATGGACAAAAATCTACACATTCAAGATTATGCCATCTTTGGATTGGAGTCCCTGGGAGGCAAGATAGTGTGCTACTTCGTAGGCATTTCGGTAGCAATGCTGTATGAGAATCCCAGGCCGTTGCAAACAAAAAAGTCTGATGAAATTTATCAGTGGTGCTTCCAGAGCTAGTGGCGAGACTTGATGGATTGCTTTCACTACATTTGTTGCATCAGATTCTGAAATCCAAGAGGGCCATTGAAATCGAAGGGTGGTTAAAACACCAGCTCCTACTGCATATATTTCAGCAAGATGTCGTGAGAACTTCTATTACGGCCGCATAGACATTAATTTTTACCACACCCATGGAGTCGGGCAGACCACATAGATGGTTGGGGCTGAAGCATAGAAGAAGACCCATCCTTTTGGCACAACAAGAAATCGCTCCAATGGCTGTTTTCACGAGCAACCACGTGTTGTGCTGAAATTTGTTTTCCCTCAAAAACATATTGGTTGCCGGCCAACCATATACTCCAGAGCAACATAGCAAACACACCCAAATCATCCCCATTGGCATCACACACCAACCAACTCCAAAGATCAAAAATAGTTTTACCTTTGAAAGAGCATAGAATCGGCCAAAGAGCTGAGGTCTTCCAAATCTCTTGTACCCATTTGCACCGCCAGGAAACATGGAAACTAGTTACAACAGATTgagagcacttgggacagagaACATCAATGTTTATCCCACCGTAAGGCTAATAGAACACGAGCTGGGAGTGCCTCGTGAAGGGCTCTCCAAACATGGATCTTTACTTTGTTAGGAAGTATTAGATGCCACATTTTGCGATAATAAAAAGAAGAGCGCTGCATGGTCCCCACACTTCCTTCAACTCCTGTCCGCATAGCCAGGTGGTACCCAGACTTAACTGAGTACTCTCCGGATGATGTATAGTGCCAAACAAGAATGTCAGGTTCGTCACCAATGACCAAAGGAATACGGCACAATTCATCATGATCAATAGGCCGTAAGTTATGTTAAATCACAGTCCAATTCCAATCACTGGAAGGCAACAAGAGATCATGTACCTGCATGTTTTCGTTGAAGGGGTGGGTGAAGTTATAGGTTTGAAAGATAGCGGCCGGAGCAACCATGGATCTTTGAAAATACGAATTGTCCTACCTGAACCAATGCGCCTTCGGAGGCATAAGGAGTTCACACCACCAAACAATGCTACGCCAAACATAGGAAGCCATGTGTCCCATTGGTGCTGATAAAAAAACTGGAATTTGGATAGTTGCCCGCAACACTCGGGAAAGGAGTGTATCAGGGTATTTCAAAATGCGTCAGCCTTGTTTAGCGAGAAGTGCTTGGTTAAAAAGTTGCAAATCCCGGAAACCCAATCCTCCATGAAGTTTAGGTCGACAAAGCTTACTCCATTTCATCCAGTAAATTCCTTTACCATCTTTATTTGAACTCAAAATTTTGCTATCATCTGCTGCAAGAACTTGCACAAGTTGAATGGAAGTTTGAAGACGTTCATTGTATAAGTGGCACTAGCCCGGGCCACAGCTTTTATAAGCACTTCACGTCCCCCTGCTGAAAATAACTTGGCCTTCCAGCCTTGTATCTTTTTCCAGACCCTCTCCTTAATTGTCTACTTCTAGAATCACTTTCCACCTTAATGTTCACACAAATCTCACTCCTGGAGTAGGGATAAATTTATGTGATTCTGTGTTGGGAAAAGCTCCGAGAGAAGAGTCAT comes from the Primulina huaijiensis isolate GDHJ02 chromosome 8, ASM1229523v2, whole genome shotgun sequence genome and includes:
- the LOC140982537 gene encoding glucose-6-phosphate isomerase, cytosolic-like, translated to MALSALICGTDPWKDLKAHVHDIEKTHLRELMNDVERCQSMMTVFDGILLDYSRQCATLDTLKKLYNLAEAAHLKEKINRMFNGDLINSTENRSVLHVALRAPRDAVINSDGKNVVPDVWKVLDKIKGFSEAIRSGAWVGATGKVLKNVIAIGIGGSFLGPLFVHTALQTDPEAAEFARGRQLRFLANVDPIDIARNIAGLNPETTLVVVVSKTFTTAETMLNARTLREWIITALGPQAVAKHMIAVSTNLTLVEKFGIDPNNAFAFWDWVGGRYSVCSAVGVLPLSLQYGFPVVEKFLKGAWSIDQHFRSAPFEKNLPVLLGLLSVWNVSFLGYPARAILPYSQALEKFAPHIQQVSMESNGKGVSIDGVPLPYEAGEIDFGEPGTNGQHSFYQLIHQGRVVPCDFIGVVKSQQPVYLKGETVSNHDELMSNFFAQPDALAYGKTPEQLLNENVPRHLITHKTFSGNRPSLSLLLPSLNAYNIGQLLGIYEHRIAVEGFVWGINSFDQWGVELGKSLATQVRKQFHASRKKGEPIEGFNFSTTTLLTRYLEASSDAPKEDCTALPKSYL